A segment of the Psilocybe cubensis strain MGC-MH-2018 chromosome 5, whole genome shotgun sequence genome:
GCTGTTGCAGGAGCTACAGGTCGCTTCAGGCTGCTTCCTGCTGCTTCTGGTCGCTTGTTGATGATCAACTTTGAAATTCACCAAAGCGCAATACCTGCCGATCAAGCCTCAAGGCCTCAAGCGCCAATCATTGTGATATTCCTGTCGCCTAGGAAAGGTACCCCGTGCGCCACCACCCCATTGTATACCTACCCCATCTTGCCCGAATTCAATGATGCATTATATTACTTATCTGATACAAGCAATCTCGTAGAAATCATATAAAAAGGAGGAGAATCAGGCTTGGGATCCCCCAGAAACGCCTGGTGCATTTCCTCAACTCCCCAACCACTCCAAGTCTCAAAACACAACTTTGGGCTGCGCCCTCTAGCTATATCAATACACCACTACATAACCCTTATTTACGTTATGTATGTTGTCCTGTACTACCTCTATGCCGTGCTAATCCTGCCTGCATTTTCTTCAGAACACTCAAAATGCGTTTCTCTCTTAACGTCCTTGCCCTTTCCGCTCTCCTCTTCAGCTCCTCTGTGCTAGCTTACGAGGTAGGATCCTTTTCTATCTTATTCTAGTTTCGAAATCTAAATTTTGACTGAATAGCATAACATTGACGCCATCGTCGCGCGCCACGAACTCGACAATGAGCTCGAAGCGCGTGGGATGCGCACAGAGTTCGAGACGCGTGCGCTGCTCGTCGCGCGCGCGCCACCCAACGGAGAGTAAGTCTCCACAGTCCCATCTTACACTTAATATTTTTAaatgtttttttaaaaaatctTTCAGCTGCTCCACGGGTCTCCCACAGCCCAACGTCAGCGGCCCGCAATGCGCACAGATGCACGGCTATGGATGGAAGTTCAACGGGAGGTGTTATGGACCCAGGCAAATGATCCTGCAGGGGAACACAGTGAAAGGGTTTTGCTACTTCTAAGATCTAAATGTTGAAAGTGTAGTGTTTAATTGGAGGTCCAATGAAACAAATTGGGATTGGGACAACTGTGATTTTCTTGAGATCGGAGAAATTTGGTGCTAGGGTAGTGTATTGAATTTCCATGATTGCAAGGTATCAAAGAGTGGGTAAGTACACTGGCAGTCTATGTTACAGTCCATCCCAACATCGGTTTATACTATCTATTAAGGGGAATCTATGCTGTCCACTAATTACCCCTGCCCTCCTCCACAGGTATCCATTGTAGCTCCAAATGAGCTCCTAGATGACATTCAGTATCTTCACCCTGCAATTTCACTACATTCTGGCGCCTCGGCAAAAACGCCGTTCGAGGCAGTATAAGGCCCTAGGTAGTGAGTGATAAGGAAGATCGCCGCAAGGAATAATTATCGGAGGATTCGACGAGGGAGACTGTTACAGTGCTATAGGTTTTTGGACCCCAAGCTAAGCCGAGGatcgaggatgaggaagatctCTATGGATCCCTGGATCCTGATCTATGAACAGATGTTGGGGTACATTCGATCCGTGGGATCCTGGGGGATCCATCCGCCTTGCAATCCGCGTTGGTAACTCCACTCATCGGCATTCTCAGCCTAATAGaagaaaatagaaaatgTGGGTCAGCGATATGGCACATATAGATATGCGATATGTGTGCAAAGCATGggaacgaagaagaagaagaagccatCGACAACACATGTATGATAACGGAGTGTGTTAAAATTAAGTAAACGCAGCGGAGATTCCAGAACTTCCAATGTCCCGATAGAAACCCATTTAAGAGCTATCAATGTTATTGGGCACATCATACTCGCTCGCGGGAATGTTCAATGTCAGGGAAATTTTCTGAGATCCCATTTGACGCATCCGAATTGAAAGCTTCATCCGaataaagcaaagaaaaaaagaaacagacgACAAACTACAGCGTAAACTCACCTTCCACGTCCAAAATATCCAACCCTGGACCGCTTCTCCAAGTTCGACTTGCACTTCCCAATACCTGAGGTAAGACAAATACACGATCAAAACGCACAGtcaaatcagaaaaaaaaatgatgacCGACTTTCTCAGAAAAGTAATGTAATCTTGACTCCATGATGTGTAATTTCCCGTGAAGGGTGCGCAACTTCCATGGACTTGCGATGTGGGCCCGGGGAACCACGTCCCGTCCCAGCGTGCACCAACGTTGCGGCCATTAAGCCATTTTGCACAGTCGGTGATTGCGTTGGACCACTCCCCGGAGACGGTCCATAAGTTGGATGAGGCGTAAGATGTTAGCGTTGGCAATGTGTTAGTGCAAACAAACTACGTTGTAAATTGGATGTTAGATACATTAAGAAACCACGACATAGAAAATCGGAGACGCACATCGATATGTTCATCAAATGTCCTGTTTAGTTCTTTATCGCTGAATACTTGATATTCGTGCTAGAATAACGTTCTAATTTAACCATATCATGATATGTAGTACGAAAGAGCTCACATAGTCCATTAGAACTCCGTGTCCTTGTGGTGGGGTCAAAAAATTCGTCCAGCTCTGATTTTGTCCTGTTAGCTGTATCCATTATGAACCACCGAGTGAGCAAAATTGCGCACCTGGACTCCCAAGAAAGCATCGCCAATCATAATACCCATCCCATCACCAGCCACATCCCTCACCGCGTCATACGCAGTAGTCCAAAAATTCTTCACCACAGATGCCCAAGCACTACTTGTAAAGCCCGCCGCCTCATTTAGCAGCTCCAACACGCTGATTTGATTTCCCACCTCCTTAGCGAGAAACACCAGAGTGTCCACTGTCCGTGTGACGTTATCAGGGTTGGTGGCCCACACAGGGTTGTTTGTCCTCTGCCCTGAGTTGTCAAATCCGTTTTGCGACCCTGGTGCTCCGTGCAGATCAGCAATCACATTTAGGTTATATTTCTCCGCCCACGAGAGTGCTTTTAGAAAGTAGGGCCAAGCCCCTGTGACATAAGGTGCTGTAGAGGTAGATGTGGATGTGTCGGATGAAGTCAGGGGGATGGACCAATACCCAATCGGTATTCTGGTAAATTTTAATGAGATTTCACACCAAGAAAGAGCTCTACCCCGTACATACCGAACGTGATTAAGCCCCGCCGCTGAAATTTGAGCGAAGTCGTCTTCCGTTATCCACTGTTCCGGAGTTAGTTCGGTGACAATCAACACAAAAAGTGCATCCTTGCCGTTTCCCAATGATTTTGAAGAATGTTCTGAGCGGTTTTTGAATCGAGAAGTTGCCCTAGAGTGAATTCGTCGATGATATTATCGTTTCCTGTACTTTCGAAGACACTCGGTGTTATCCAGGGCTGGTGAAAAAGTGACGTCAGTGACATGTTGAACGACCGCATCAATGGATTCACCTCCAATACCAACCACCCTCCGCTGACAGATTTATCAGTACACACAGTGTATTCGTAAAGAGAAAACATACATATTGACACCCCGGATTGTGTCTGTACCATAATTGAatggtgtcggtgtcggaGACGACGATGTGCCTGATGCCGTCTGGGTCGTACGTGCAGATGTTCGCGTCGTTGGTGCAGAAGTATTCGCGACTCCGCCAATACCTGTGTTCGAAGGTGGCTGAAGAACTGCTTGGTTCCGATGCTGCAGACGGCATTTCTGCTGCCTTGCCTCAACCACAGAGCCAGAGAGGAGCAAAATAGCCTCGAAACAAAGGCACATCAACCCTAACGGAAGAACATTTCTTGGTCTGATTTTGCGCATCTGCTATCAAGGTGCCAATGCCGTTGTATAAGACGGGAGTACGTGGGGGTAGGTGAGGGTCAGGACCAAGGGTTGGCTCACTCAGCAACGTGCCCTGTGTAATAGTGTGTTGTATGAAACGGTAAATGAAAGTCAAGAGTGAAAGACGCGGCGACTGGAGTAGAGAAGCCATGTCGGCTGATGGAGATATGGTGCCGTTCGCCCATGAGGCCAAAGCAAATTTAGCTAATACTTTGTTCAGATTTCACCAAACTAGTAATCAGTTGCCGCATTCTAATAGTAATTTTTAATATTGTTCCTTGAACAGAGAAAGAGCAATGGAAGAAACTTACTATTATTATCTTTTAAAGACCAGGAAGGATTGCGCTTGCGACTTGCTTGCAATCATGACAAAAGAATGTCATGGCTCTCATGCCGGTATTTTGTGGCCGAAGTTGGAGTGTGCTTCCCACGACCCATTACGTCATCACCGGTGTACGCTTTCGGCCGGGAGACTCCGACAGTTGAAACGGAGTCCGAAGTGACTTCGCCGGCTCATTCGACTCTtcagcttcaagcttcaagctctATACAGCTCTGTAGTTGAAAAGTTTGTAAAGTCCCATATGATAGGACCTAGGCTGCTTCTGTCTCAGAGTAGCATACTGTTCTTGTCACCTCAGAAGATACTGGCATTAACCTTATCATGCTTAAAAAAACGACCGTAGGTGATGCCACTACTACAAAGCCTGTTCTAGTTTTTGGGATCGAATCAAATATGAGTAAGCCGGTAATGCGATGTGGAAAAATGTACGAGGAATAAAGTAAAGCTCGATATACATGAAGGGTTATAGCTTTGAATTGGCTACGGTAGGCGCATCCGAAACTTTGACCACTCTGATGGCAAAGTTAATCAACGCAAAGAAGTTGCATATCACAAGAAAAGACTCACAGTTTGCCTGTATTCCCTCCGCTGAAAAGCATTGGCAGCGCTACAGGCGCCTGTTCGATACCACCTTCGACGATGTGGAATTTACGCTTAATGGCACCGCTGGCAAGATCCTTGCCAAGCTCTTCTATTGCTGTCGGATATTCAGAGGCATAATCCATACTAAAAACATTGATTCAGTTTGTTGGATATACAATGGTATTTTATACTACGTACACAATGAAGCCTTGAATTTTGGCACGTTGGGAAATGAGGTTAAGATAGCTTTGCAGACCCTTTGGCTTGGGGGCATCTATAATAATATAAATCAGCAAATGCAGACATTTTGGTTCCAACGAAAACTTGCTGTAAGCAGATATAGCACCTGATATAACATTATTTCAGACAATTTGGTGGATCTTTAGAGATAAACATACCACAGAGGACGATTCGTGCGTCCTTATTCAGTCGAGTAAGGAGGAAATCCAGAATCTCACCTGGAAGTAAACTCGATCATTAGCGTATACATTACCTTTTCAGAAAAATCTCACATACCACCAACGTTATCGAAATAGACATCCAGATACCCAACATCTTTCTTCAGGTCATTGTAGAAGGTGGGGCTCTTGTAGTTGAACGCTTTGATGACCCCCAGCTCATTCTCCAGCCAACGGCATTTATCATCGCTACCTGCAATAGCGTATACCTTGGCCCCGGCAGCCTTCCCAAGCTGACATGCAATAGAACCAACAGAGCCTGCTGCTCCCGACACCACAAGCTTCTCTCCCGCCTTCAGCTCACCAATCTTTTTGAGACCCTGAATTATGACGTATGAGTGTATGAACAGCAGGGTTGTCTTATTTACGTACAAAGTAAGCGGTCAGACCTATAAAACAAATTAGTTACAGGTTCGCAGTGACATGAACATGTATATGTACGTACCAGAACTTCCTAGAATGCCCAAGTAGTCGAGGGGCTCAACACCACGAGGGATACTTTGGACGACCCCGACAGGTCAGTCAAGTTCCAGAAAAGAAGTTTAATAGACTCACACAAGCTTGTCGACGAACTTGTCTTTTATAACAGCGAATTCGGTCATGCCTAGATGGAGAGTATCGTTGCGTTAGGACACACAGCACTGTAGTGTAATGGCAATGATTGCGCACCCCATGGCCCGCTCACATTATCTCCCACCTTGAAGCGGCTTCCTGGCCCAACTTCAATAACCACTCCGAGACCCATGGCACGCATAACCTATTCTCATGTTTCGAGTCAACCCAGATTAGCGTCTTTGGCTTTGACGTACCTCCCCAATCTGTACAGGCGGAAGGTAGCTTCTCACATCACGGATATAGCCCCTCATCGCGGGATCCAAGCTTAGCCATGTGCACTGGACGAGGACCTCGTTGTTTCCCAACttcaaagaagagaaagggaCGATTTCTGTGCGAAATGTATCTGGCTCGATATCGCCTTCCGGCCGTGAGTTGAGTACAATGCGTTTGAACTGGGATGGCCGGGGCATTTTGGCGTTATCAATGTAACAGTGGTAATGGAGAGAAATGGGGGTTGGGGGTTCAGTAGCGAGTTAAAGCTAAACAGGAGTACTGGCAACAGCTTTATAATGGTACAAGTTCAGGTTCTTTCGTCAGGTACAAAATGTTTACCGGTAACTTCATTCCCGGATATCCTTGTCGGCTTCGTCATGTCCATAAGAACGCCCGGCTTCGTGTACCGCCGTGATTCAGGTACTATGTAGCTTTAGCTGGTGAAGAGAGATTAAGAGTGTGATTCTCTCGCATTAGGTGAGAATAAGCAAAGGAGTGTATGTAAAGAATGTATGTAGCTAGCAACCTGAtgtcaatgatatcaggGTTTGGGTGGGGAGCACCACCAAATCTGTGAGAGTCTGAGGTCCACGGTGGTCAGCGGCTAGACAGGGAAAAACAGAACAAATGGGAGACCAACGTGGAAATGCCGTGCGTAACGCTAAGACTCGCTGATTTTGGATGGTGCAACCAACTCGAAATGCGAGGGAATACTCCGTGAGGCTGTGGAAGAGTCCAAAGTGAGCAAGGACCCCCAGACTGCGGTAGGAGTAAGACCCAAGACACGTCGAGTGactcagatactgggtacAGAGGGATGGCGGGTGGGGGAAAGGAAATTTTCTTGGACGATCTAAGGGTGGATGCGTCCAAAAATTGTTGCTTCGTCTGTGTGGTGAGAGGGAAAGCGGTGTCGCTCTCACCCGCTGACTCAGCACATAGTAGCCGTTCAGCGATCGTAGCATTTCATTACACTTCACACTGAACATAAACTATGTAGCTTTAGCTGGTGAAGAGAGATTAAGAGTGTGATTCTCTCGCATTAGGTGAGAATAAGCAAAGGAGTGTATGTAAAGAATGTATGTAGCTAGCAACCTGAtgtcaatgatatcaggGTTTGGGTGGGGAGCACCACCAAATCTGTGAGAGTCTGAGGTCCACGGTGGTCAGCGGCTAGACAGGGAAAAACAGAACAAATGGGAGACCAACGTGGAAATGCCGTGCGTAACGCTAAGACTCGCTGATTTTGGATGGTGCAACCAACTCGAAATGCGAGGGAATACTCCGTGAGGCTGTGGAAGAGTCCAAAGTGAGCAAGGACCCCCAAAAGACCAGAGTAGGAGGGAAAGCAATGCCCGACGACGCGTCGAGCGAAATGGAGGACTCCCACACATCAGGAGGCGGGCAATACACGGGGAAAGGAAAAAACGCgacagaggaagaaaacGTAGCAGGAATAGACACTCACGAGAAACACAAGTTCACGGGTTGGAACGTCAGTTCATCCCCGAACGGGCGGGATGTTGAGTGTAATGCGATTGAACTCCGCAAAACATGCGGAATTCTGAATATAAGGTGCCAGGACCTTGGCGTGCTGGCGGAGATAGTTGGCAAAGGCGTCACTAGACCAACGACCCAGTGCCTTCACCACCTCAAAGGGGACCCCGCGGAGCAAATACTCCAACACCGCGCCAATACGCAAGCCATGTCCGTGCAGCGGTTCAAGAcctgccgctgctgccgccttcTTGATGCGATCCAAAAAGGCTGTTCTTGTGAGCGGCCGCCGTTTA
Coding sequences within it:
- a CDS encoding Putative NADP-dependent oxidoreductase YfmJ, whose translation is MPRPSQFKRIVLNSRPEGDIEPDTFRTEIVPFSSLKLGNNEVLVQCTWLSLDPAMRGYIRDVRSYLPPVQIGEVMRAMGLGVVIEVGPGSRFKVGDNVSGPWGMTEFAVIKDKFVDKLVIPRGVEPLDYLGILGSSGLTAYFGLKKIGELKAGEKLVVSGAAGSVGSIACQLGKAAGAKVYAIAGSDDKCRWLENELGVIKAFNYKSPTFYNDLKKDVGYLDVYFDNVGGEILDFLLTRLNKDARIVLCDAPKPKGLQSYLNLISQRAKIQGFIVMDYASEYPTAIEELGKDLASGAIKRKFHIVEGGIEQAPVALPMLFSGGNTGKLVVKVSDAPTVANSKL
- a CDS encoding Glucan 1,3-beta-glucosidase, producing the protein MRKIRPRNVLPLGLMCLCFEAILLLSGSVVEARQQKCRLQHRNQAVLQPPSNTGIGGVANTSAPTTRTSARTTQTASGTSSSPTPTPFNYGTDTIRGVNIGGWLVLEPWITPSVFESTGNDNIIDEFTLGQLLDSKTAQNILQNHWETARMHFLYDFAQISAAGLNHVRIPIGYWSIPLTSSDTSTSTSTAPYVTGAWPYFLKALSWAEKYNLNVIADLHGAPGSQNGFDNSGQRTNNPVWATNPDNVTRTVDTLVFLAKEVGNQISVLELLNEAAGFTSSAWASVVKNFWTTAYDAVRDVAGDGMGIMIGDAFLGVQSWTNFLTPPQGHGVLMDYHEYQVFSDKELNRTFDEHIDFVCTNTLPTLTSYASSNLWTVSGEWSNAITDCAKWLNGRNVGARWDGTWFPGPTSQVHGSCAPFTGNYTSWSQDYITFLRKYWEVQVELGEAVQGWIFWTWKAENADEWSYQRGLQGGWIPQDPTDRMYPNICS